One genomic segment of uncultured Desulfobacter sp. includes these proteins:
- a CDS encoding PBP1A family penicillin-binding protein, which yields MTKQQSRTQILKKRSKKKEKSIWFSLFMWLFILLFLAFIAGCAAIAAGFFYLSQDLPQINTLNDYRPAIVTNVFSDDGRKIGEFYKERRIVIPLSDMPDNLINAFVAAEDSRFREHPGIDIKSIIRAFIKNFKAGTIVQGGSTITQQVTKSFLLTPEKTYERKLKEVILAYKIEKKLSKDEILFLYLNQIYLGHGAYGVEAASENYFGKHVKDLTLAECAMLAGLPQAPSRYSPFHHPELARQRQVYTLNRMKEEGMISNLEATEAMGSKLDIKPRKNWFIERVPCYTEHVRRYVEKNYGKEMLYTQGLSIHTAVNIELQKIARAAVNKGLIELDQRGGYRGPVKNIPALQVEDFSRTIFEELNGSRPVKGGIYKGVVLKVDDYKKVTHVRVGNVTGIIRLATMTWARKPNPKISYQNTGIKKPSQALKTGDVIYLKVLEEMTGEKEYEFTLYQEPIAQSALLSIEAETGHVKTMIGGRDFKDSQFNRAFQSRRQPGSAFKPILYAAALDKGYTPATIIIDSPVVFEDKLNDRVWKPNNYAHKFYGPTLFRQALIKSRNIVTIKILQDIGIDYLIGYARKLGITSPFPRDLSIALGSSGVSLFELTKAYSVFSNLGYLIEPVFITEIYDRDNTLLESPKLIRKKVIDMGTAYLMTNLLEGVVQTGTGQRVKALNRPAAGKTGTTNDLHDAWFMGFTPRYTTGVWVGLDQSVPIGRKETGSRAASPIWLDYMKHALEGKSVREFTVPEGIIRVKIDAETGLLPIAQSKSTIFESFKEGTEPTQYTPRPDEVLSTEELFEEGF from the coding sequence ATGACAAAACAACAAAGCCGCACACAGATCCTGAAGAAGCGAAGCAAGAAAAAAGAAAAAAGCATATGGTTTTCCCTTTTCATGTGGCTTTTTATCCTGTTATTCCTTGCTTTTATTGCCGGATGCGCAGCCATTGCCGCCGGATTTTTCTATCTGAGCCAGGACCTTCCCCAAATCAATACGCTCAATGATTATCGCCCGGCAATTGTAACCAATGTCTTTTCCGATGACGGCAGAAAAATCGGCGAGTTTTACAAGGAACGCAGAATCGTCATTCCCTTGTCCGACATGCCTGACAATCTGATCAATGCTTTTGTGGCGGCCGAAGACTCCCGGTTCCGGGAACATCCCGGCATTGATATAAAATCTATCATCAGGGCGTTTATAAAAAATTTTAAGGCCGGCACCATTGTCCAGGGCGGTTCCACCATCACCCAGCAGGTGACCAAATCTTTTCTGCTTACCCCGGAGAAAACTTATGAGCGCAAGCTTAAAGAGGTGATTCTGGCCTACAAAATTGAAAAAAAACTTTCCAAAGATGAAATTCTATTCCTTTATTTGAACCAAATCTATCTGGGACACGGTGCCTACGGTGTTGAAGCGGCTTCTGAAAATTATTTCGGAAAACATGTCAAGGACCTGACCCTGGCTGAATGCGCCATGCTGGCAGGCCTGCCCCAGGCCCCCAGCCGCTACAGCCCATTTCATCATCCGGAACTGGCCAGGCAGCGCCAGGTTTATACCCTGAATCGCATGAAGGAAGAAGGCATGATCTCCAACCTGGAGGCCACTGAAGCCATGGGTTCCAAACTGGATATCAAGCCCCGAAAAAACTGGTTCATTGAACGGGTTCCTTGTTACACGGAACATGTCAGACGGTATGTTGAAAAAAACTACGGCAAGGAGATGCTTTACACCCAAGGGTTAAGCATTCATACTGCAGTAAACATTGAACTGCAGAAAATAGCACGGGCCGCAGTCAATAAAGGCCTGATAGAGTTAGATCAACGCGGCGGGTACCGCGGCCCTGTAAAAAATATACCAGCGCTTCAGGTAGAGGATTTCAGTCGCACCATTTTCGAAGAACTGAACGGCAGCCGCCCGGTCAAGGGCGGGATATATAAAGGGGTTGTCCTGAAGGTGGACGACTACAAAAAGGTTACCCATGTAAGGGTGGGCAATGTAACCGGCATCATACGGTTAGCCACCATGACATGGGCCAGAAAGCCAAACCCCAAAATATCCTACCAAAATACCGGGATCAAAAAGCCCTCCCAGGCCTTAAAAACCGGGGATGTCATCTACTTGAAAGTCCTTGAGGAGATGACTGGAGAAAAGGAATATGAATTTACCTTGTACCAGGAACCCATTGCCCAGTCTGCACTTTTGAGCATTGAAGCTGAAACCGGACATGTTAAAACCATGATCGGCGGAAGGGATTTCAAGGACTCCCAGTTCAACCGGGCTTTTCAATCAAGACGCCAGCCCGGGTCGGCGTTCAAGCCCATCCTGTACGCAGCTGCCCTTGACAAGGGCTATACCCCTGCGACTATTATCATTGACTCTCCTGTGGTATTTGAGGACAAGCTGAATGACAGGGTGTGGAAACCCAACAACTATGCACATAAATTCTACGGTCCCACGTTATTTCGCCAGGCTTTGATCAAATCCAGAAACATTGTCACCATCAAAATCCTCCAGGATATCGGCATAGATTATCTCATCGGTTATGCAAGAAAGCTTGGGATCACCTCCCCCTTCCCCCGGGATCTGTCCATAGCCCTTGGATCGTCAGGGGTTTCTTTGTTCGAATTAACCAAGGCATATTCAGTATTTTCCAACCTGGGCTACCTGATTGAACCAGTATTTATCACTGAAATTTATGACCGGGACAATACGCTTCTGGAATCTCCCAAACTAATCCGTAAAAAGGTCATTGATATGGGCACGGCTTATCTCATGACAAATCTGCTTGAAGGCGTGGTACAGACCGGCACCGGCCAGAGGGTTAAAGCCCTTAACCGACCTGCGGCGGGCAAAACAGGCACCACCAATGACCTGCACGATGCCTGGTTCATGGGATTCACCCCCAGGTACACTACCGGGGTATGGGTGGGGCTTGACCAGAGTGTGCCCATCGGCAGGAAAGAAACAGGTTCCCGGGCCGCAAGCCCCATCTGGCTGGATTACATGAAACATGCCCTGGAAGGTAAATCCGTTCGTGAATTCACAGTACCCGAAGGTATCATCCGCGTTAAAATAGATGCTGAAACCGGGCTTCTGCCCATTGCCCAAAGCAAAAGCACCATTTTTGAATCTTTTAAGGAAGGCACAGAACCGACGCAATATACCCCAAGGCCGGATGAAGTTTTGAGCACAGAAGAGTTGTTTGAGGAAGGTTTTTAG
- a CDS encoding tetratricopeptide repeat-containing glycosyltransferase family protein: protein MSVDELLKKAVASHTAGNLKEAEQMYRQVLDQVPDHPDATHFMGVLAYNAGKNDLAVAYLKKAIEMMPSNAGCFNNMGNVFQQQEKYQKSVKWYEMAVRINPAHKMAHNNIAVAYLNLGNLDKALNSVETALVLDPEYADAHNNHGEILRAMGDNDKALAAIEKAISLSPDMVNAHWNRALIWLSKGNFKDGWPAYEWRWRRPTTRNRAFAHGAAWQGQEVEGKVLFVYEEQGLGDTLQFIRYLPLLQDLGARVVFETAPALIRLVAENRLYDRLLVGLNKIDTRPVDRFDFHIPLLSLPCILETEIKTIPDKIPYLTADPALCRIWKNRIGGGGSFKVGLVWAGRPDHKNDSNRSIHLSMFETLGRVKGIRFYSLQKEKHEKWTDMDSLTLFEKDLGPEISDFADTAAIMENLDLLISVDTSVVHLAGALGKPVWTLLPFAPDFRWLLDRNDSPWYPSMRLFRQTSPKEWTPVLEQVACALAQEVIPKE from the coding sequence ATGTCCGTGGATGAATTGCTTAAAAAGGCAGTTGCCAGTCATACCGCAGGTAATTTAAAGGAAGCTGAGCAGATGTATCGTCAGGTCCTTGATCAGGTTCCGGATCATCCTGATGCCACTCATTTTATGGGGGTGCTGGCCTACAATGCCGGAAAAAACGATCTGGCCGTTGCCTATCTTAAAAAAGCTATAGAAATGATGCCGTCAAATGCCGGGTGCTTTAATAACATGGGCAATGTTTTTCAGCAGCAGGAAAAATACCAGAAATCGGTGAAATGGTATGAAATGGCTGTCAGAATAAATCCTGCGCATAAAATGGCCCATAATAATATTGCTGTGGCGTATCTCAATCTTGGGAATCTGGACAAAGCCCTTAATTCTGTTGAAACTGCCCTGGTTCTGGATCCCGAATATGCCGATGCCCATAATAACCACGGTGAAATTCTCAGGGCCATGGGGGACAATGATAAGGCCCTTGCTGCCATTGAAAAAGCGATTTCTCTTTCTCCTGACATGGTTAACGCACACTGGAATCGTGCCTTGATCTGGCTGTCAAAAGGAAATTTTAAAGATGGATGGCCCGCATATGAGTGGAGATGGCGTCGTCCAACGACCCGCAACAGAGCGTTTGCCCATGGCGCTGCCTGGCAGGGCCAGGAGGTTGAAGGGAAAGTGCTGTTTGTTTATGAAGAGCAGGGACTGGGCGATACCCTGCAATTTATTCGCTATCTTCCCCTGCTCCAGGATTTGGGTGCCCGGGTGGTTTTTGAAACTGCTCCTGCCCTGATTCGGCTGGTGGCAGAAAATCGACTATATGACCGGCTTCTTGTGGGCTTGAACAAAATAGACACCCGGCCTGTAGACAGGTTTGATTTCCATATTCCGCTATTATCTCTGCCCTGTATATTAGAAACAGAAATAAAAACCATTCCTGATAAAATTCCGTATCTGACTGCTGATCCAGCGCTTTGCCGTATCTGGAAAAACAGGATTGGCGGTGGTGGTTCGTTTAAAGTCGGCCTAGTCTGGGCAGGCCGGCCGGATCATAAAAATGACAGCAACCGCTCCATTCATTTAAGCATGTTTGAAACGCTTGGCAGGGTAAAAGGGATTCGTTTTTACAGCCTTCAAAAAGAAAAACATGAAAAATGGACCGACATGGACAGTCTGACTTTATTTGAAAAGGATCTGGGCCCCGAAATTTCAGATTTTGCTGACACTGCGGCCATTATGGAAAATTTGGATTTACTTATATCTGTCGACACATCAGTTGTTCACCTGGCAGGTGCTTTGGGAAAGCCTGTATGGACACTTCTTCCCTTTGCACCCGATTTTCGCTGGCTGCTTGATCGTAATGACAGTCCCTGGTATCCGAGCATGCGGCTGTTCAGACAAACCTCTCCCAAAGAATGGACGCCTGTCCTTGAGCAAGTCGCCTGTGCACTTGCACAGGAGGTGATTCCTAAAGAATAA
- a CDS encoding DUF4010 domain-containing protein, translated as MQDPIFGQFINFGLTALVGFALGLERDMAGSKNPHAGTRDFILIALIGAVSGYLSQYFQSPWIIVGGFMGTLSFLLSGYWIDRKHDTGITTEVAMILTFFLGVLIIIGFKEMAIAIAIVILVILSQKKAIHSFAGKIQRYELQAAIKFLVITFIILPVFPNQPLSDYIKTTFGTVQIYDESSKQLAIQMDYIPSLESGDVVILYNSSGEQLGPYTIETRKKKVVHGIFKKNVENQIIEGDVLEKTIDIIWLYNILKALNPYKIWLIVILVSLISLVGYVAVKILGPGAGIGLTGFIGGLASSTVTTVSFAKRSLESPALNRSFAVAILLASAIMFPRLLLEIAIVNQDMLKNITLPILTMGMTGIILALYFSLQNNKENPEHITSMQLENPFCLKSAITFGAIFSTILVLTRLATVYLGDQWLPVVSIVSGLIDVDAIAFSLSDAQKAGIISLDYAGLNLILGAISNTLVKLFYVFTLGDRRLFRQLAISFIIVCISGIISVTFYYDY; from the coding sequence ATGCAAGATCCTATTTTCGGACAATTTATTAATTTTGGTTTAACTGCCCTGGTTGGTTTTGCTCTAGGCTTAGAGCGTGATATGGCCGGGTCTAAAAATCCTCATGCCGGCACACGTGATTTCATCCTGATCGCTTTGATTGGAGCCGTTTCTGGCTATTTAAGCCAGTATTTTCAAAGTCCATGGATCATTGTGGGTGGATTTATGGGTACATTGTCTTTTTTATTAAGCGGCTACTGGATTGATCGTAAACACGATACGGGTATCACAACAGAAGTTGCTATGATACTGACTTTTTTCTTGGGCGTATTGATCATTATCGGTTTTAAGGAAATGGCGATTGCCATCGCAATCGTAATCCTGGTCATTCTGTCACAGAAAAAGGCAATACACTCTTTTGCAGGCAAAATACAACGATATGAATTACAGGCTGCAATAAAATTTTTAGTCATAACTTTTATCATTCTCCCTGTTTTCCCTAACCAACCATTATCTGATTACATAAAAACCACATTTGGTACGGTTCAAATCTATGACGAGAGCAGCAAACAGCTTGCTATCCAGATGGATTATATACCATCACTCGAGTCTGGAGATGTTGTAATTTTGTATAACAGCTCTGGAGAGCAACTCGGGCCTTATACGATAGAAACCCGCAAAAAAAAAGTTGTGCATGGTATATTTAAAAAAAATGTTGAAAATCAAATTATTGAAGGGGATGTGCTTGAAAAAACTATAGATATCATCTGGCTCTACAATATCCTTAAAGCTCTAAATCCCTATAAGATATGGTTAATTGTTATCCTGGTGTCACTTATTAGTTTAGTGGGGTATGTCGCCGTCAAGATTCTTGGACCTGGTGCGGGTATTGGCCTTACAGGATTCATTGGTGGATTGGCTTCCTCAACAGTCACAACGGTTTCTTTTGCAAAAAGGAGCTTAGAATCTCCAGCATTAAACAGGAGTTTTGCTGTCGCTATTTTGCTTGCATCCGCAATAATGTTTCCAAGATTGCTGCTCGAAATTGCGATTGTGAATCAAGATATGCTGAAGAATATAACGCTACCAATATTAACTATGGGAATGACGGGAATAATCCTGGCACTTTATTTTTCGTTGCAAAATAATAAGGAAAATCCAGAGCACATTACATCAATGCAGTTGGAGAATCCCTTCTGCCTGAAATCCGCCATTACATTCGGAGCAATCTTCAGTACGATATTAGTCCTGACCAGACTGGCGACAGTTTACCTTGGGGATCAGTGGTTACCGGTTGTATCTATCGTTAGTGGGCTGATTGATGTTGATGCCATAGCATTTTCATTAAGTGATGCGCAGAAAGCAGGAATCATTTCACTGGATTATGCCGGCTTAAATCTCATACTCGGCGCTATTTCAAATACACTGGTAAAACTTTTTTATGTATTCACTCTTGGAGACCGCAGGCTTTTTCGCCAGTTAGCCATATCATTTATAATAGTCTGTATTTCAGGAATAATCAGTGTAACTTTTTATTATGATTATTAA
- a CDS encoding DUF3482 domain-containing protein, whose protein sequence is MMALPEFAVLGHPNEGKSSVVSTLTEDDRIQVSPVPGETRVSKAYSVTMDDKEIIRFIDTPGFQAPRQTLAWFRKNPGPGMVARFIAEHENNPFFADECELLTPVANGAGIIYVVDGSRPVREDDLAEMEILRLTGRPRMAVINAKSETRDNTEVWKEEFRKFFNVIRIFNSNQADFYERIRLMESLKAIDQDIEPLMEGVIQAFNVEWEKRNRLTCAYIVHGMEQGLTFSLTRRLKADMDPVTLKENLTREYQEKIRDIEQKMFGHIRSLFRHHLYDYPLPACSILRHDLFSDQTWEMLGLTRTQAATAGAVLGGTLGAVLDTAAAGLTFGIFTAIGSAVGAGSAFMGLQRLANASSKLGGDRIQVGPNQNIQFLYILLDRALLYYTHMSRRAHGRRDVPETKSQLISNGEKVGISTLLTTKQHRVCMEFFKACRKKSPTSGKKHSPSFDRLVASLLEDILQRRINP, encoded by the coding sequence ATGATGGCATTGCCTGAATTTGCCGTTTTAGGACACCCCAACGAGGGAAAATCCTCGGTGGTGTCCACCCTGACCGAGGACGACCGTATCCAGGTCAGTCCGGTGCCTGGTGAAACCAGGGTTTCCAAAGCTTATTCCGTGACTATGGATGACAAAGAGATCATCCGGTTTATTGATACGCCGGGGTTCCAGGCGCCTCGGCAGACCCTGGCCTGGTTCAGAAAGAATCCCGGACCGGGCATGGTGGCCCGGTTCATTGCCGAACATGAAAACAACCCGTTTTTTGCCGACGAATGCGAACTGTTGACACCGGTGGCCAATGGGGCAGGCATTATTTATGTGGTGGACGGGTCCCGGCCCGTAAGGGAAGATGATCTGGCTGAAATGGAGATTCTGCGGCTCACGGGGCGGCCCAGGATGGCCGTGATCAATGCAAAATCCGAGACTCGGGATAATACAGAAGTCTGGAAAGAAGAGTTCCGCAAATTTTTTAACGTGATCCGGATCTTTAATTCCAACCAGGCTGATTTTTATGAGCGCATCCGGCTTATGGAAAGCCTTAAAGCCATTGACCAGGACATTGAGCCTTTGATGGAAGGTGTGATTCAGGCCTTTAACGTGGAATGGGAAAAGCGCAACCGCTTGACCTGTGCTTATATTGTCCACGGCATGGAACAGGGTTTGACCTTTTCTTTGACCCGCAGGTTAAAAGCGGACATGGATCCCGTGACACTCAAGGAAAATCTTACCCGGGAATACCAGGAAAAAATCCGGGATATTGAACAAAAAATGTTTGGCCATATCCGTTCATTGTTCCGCCATCATCTCTATGATTATCCATTGCCTGCTTGTTCTATTCTCAGGCATGATCTGTTTTCAGACCAGACCTGGGAAATGCTGGGTCTGACCCGGACCCAGGCCGCCACCGCCGGTGCTGTGCTGGGAGGAACCCTTGGGGCGGTACTGGATACGGCTGCAGCCGGACTGACCTTTGGGATTTTTACGGCCATTGGTTCCGCTGTGGGTGCAGGCTCCGCTTTTATGGGCCTTCAGCGTCTGGCTAATGCGTCATCGAAGCTTGGGGGGGACCGGATCCAGGTGGGCCCCAATCAAAATATTCAGTTTTTGTATATTCTTCTGGACCGGGCCTTGCTTTATTACACCCATATGAGCCGGCGAGCCCATGGCCGCCGTGATGTCCCTGAAACGAAATCCCAGCTTATTTCCAATGGAGAAAAGGTTGGTATATCCACGCTGTTGACGACAAAGCAGCACCGGGTCTGCATGGAGTTCTTTAAAGCCTGTCGGAAAAAAAGTCCAACATCCGGTAAAAAACATTCGCCGTCCTTTGATCGGCTGGTGGCGTCTTTGTTGGAAGATATCCTTCAAAGGCGTATCAATCCCTGA
- a CDS encoding DUF2868 domain-containing protein produces the protein MILSLKDIIDLDFLLGLDEDPENMDTNAIASRDRDIFRRIKDGHRLDDAGLIAGWLEYRRLLFFQKTKDGGPGAKLPGSLFKSFYAWIARVVFACGLAAGGMGAYSFLAYHGSRPVNVTLFVTVFILFPALLCLAAALVGFHQFRSGPAGSGWVGGLHRLSMRLFIDKFMGRLQKWAGPVQKHFPQFSTDAGELLHLDTRSFRSILFWPVFIVLSLGALGFSTGALGGTFFRIMVTDLAFGWQSTLLTSGESVHRLVTWMAFPWSWAMPDIFVPTLEQIEGSRIVLKEGLAGLASEHLAAWWPFLCMGLVVYALIPRIVLLGLAHAAKTLALARFDLSRPRYQRLIMRMRTPRMGMDIKKTGGSRAEFRTPLPRPEPAPVVEKDKGTVVMPQPDGILNTPEPKAEPAPELRPQGVSDEPRVKKNTPGALVLGSARGFEENDMEKIRAGLEQQFGVHVAAIAGIHYDFDEDQDQIAAHVKDLDQGPLIVLQEVWQPPIRGLLYYFVQLREKFSDFPLWIVMIQTMDQGEKDVAPSDVNFQVWKSAVNQLNDPLMVIERWVSP, from the coding sequence ATGATTTTGTCTCTTAAAGATATTATTGATCTTGATTTTCTTCTGGGTCTGGATGAGGACCCGGAAAATATGGATACGAATGCCATTGCATCCCGGGACAGGGATATCTTCCGCCGGATTAAAGATGGTCATCGTCTGGATGATGCCGGACTGATTGCAGGATGGCTGGAATACCGGCGCCTGTTGTTCTTTCAAAAGACCAAGGACGGCGGCCCCGGTGCTAAGCTTCCTGGTTCGTTATTTAAGTCTTTTTACGCCTGGATTGCCAGGGTGGTGTTTGCCTGTGGGCTGGCTGCCGGAGGTATGGGCGCATATTCGTTTCTGGCTTACCACGGCAGTCGGCCTGTGAATGTGACCTTGTTTGTTACTGTATTTATCCTTTTTCCGGCTTTGCTTTGTCTGGCTGCGGCACTGGTGGGGTTCCATCAGTTCCGGTCAGGCCCTGCCGGGTCGGGCTGGGTCGGCGGGCTGCACCGGCTGTCCATGCGCCTGTTCATTGATAAATTCATGGGACGGCTGCAGAAGTGGGCTGGACCTGTTCAAAAGCATTTTCCCCAATTTTCAACGGATGCCGGTGAGTTGCTGCATCTGGATACCCGGTCCTTTCGAAGTATTCTGTTCTGGCCAGTGTTCATCGTACTGTCCCTGGGCGCGTTGGGGTTTTCAACCGGGGCGCTTGGCGGCACGTTTTTCAGGATCATGGTTACGGATCTGGCCTTTGGCTGGCAGTCCACGCTTTTGACTTCCGGGGAAAGTGTGCACCGCCTGGTAACCTGGATGGCATTTCCCTGGTCGTGGGCCATGCCTGATATTTTTGTGCCTACCCTTGAGCAGATAGAAGGCAGCCGGATTGTGCTCAAAGAAGGCCTTGCCGGACTGGCCAGTGAACATCTGGCTGCCTGGTGGCCGTTTCTATGCATGGGGCTGGTGGTATATGCCCTTATTCCCCGGATTGTGCTATTGGGTTTGGCCCATGCTGCCAAGACGTTGGCCCTTGCGCGATTTGACCTGTCCCGGCCCAGGTATCAGCGTCTGATCATGCGGATGCGAACCCCTCGCATGGGTATGGACATCAAAAAGACCGGGGGCTCCCGGGCGGAGTTCAGAACGCCTTTGCCCAGGCCGGAACCCGCGCCTGTGGTGGAAAAAGATAAGGGCACTGTTGTTATGCCCCAACCCGATGGCATTTTAAACACACCAGAGCCAAAGGCAGAGCCTGCGCCTGAACTCCGGCCTCAGGGTGTATCGGATGAACCCCGTGTCAAAAAGAATACGCCCGGAGCGCTTGTGCTTGGCTCGGCCAGGGGGTTTGAGGAAAATGATATGGAAAAGATCCGGGCTGGTTTGGAACAGCAGTTTGGTGTTCATGTTGCGGCTATTGCCGGCATCCATTATGATTTTGATGAAGATCAGGACCAGATAGCGGCCCATGTCAAAGATTTGGACCAGGGGCCTTTGATCGTGCTTCAGGAGGTCTGGCAGCCGCCTATCCGTGGACTGCTCTATTATTTTGTTCAACTTCGTGAGAAGTTTTCTGATTTTCCCCTGTGGATTGTAATGATTCAAACAATGGATCAGGGTGAAAAAGATGTGGCGCCTTCTGATGTGAATTTCCAGGTGTGGAAGAGTGCCGTAAACCAGCTTAACGATCCCTTGATGGTCATTGAAAGGTGGGTGTCTCCATGA